The window TAATATATAAGGAGTCACTCTAAATGATTATTACTATTTCTCGTACAAGATTATTAAATGAAATTAATAAAATTTCACGAATAATTTCGTATAAATCACCATTACCAGCATTAACAGGTTTATTATTTGAAGTTAAATCTGATAAACTAGTTTTAATTGGTTCTTCAGGAACACTATCAATGCAAGTTGAAATTAAAGTTAATGAAAGTAAATTACAAATTGAAGAAATGGGAAAAACTTTAATTAAAGTTCGATTTGTTAGTGAAGTAATTCGTAAAATTGAAAGTGACATTATTCGTATTGAAGTTGTTGAAGGTAGTGTAATTCGCATTAATGCTAATAATTTTGATTCTCAGTTAAATACTTTAGATGTTAATCAGTATCCTAAAATTTTATTTGATACTAAAGGACAAGAATTTATTATTAGTAATGCAGTTTTAAAAGCAATTGTTAGTCAAGTTGGATTTGCAATTAGTGAGGAAGAGAGAAATATTATTTTTACAGGGATTCATTTTTTATTTAGTAAGGGAAAACTAAAAGTTACAGCTACTGATTCATTTCGGTTAGCTAGTAAAGAAATAAATTTTCCCTATTATAGTGAGGACGATTATGAAGTTATTATTCCAGGAAAAGTAATTCAAGAAGTAAATAAGATTAGTGAAAAAAATAATGATGTTACAATAATAATTATTAATGAAAGAAATGTTGTTTTTAAGGTTAATAATACAATTTTACAATCAAAAATTATTGATGGTAAGTACCCTAATATTAATAAAATTATTCCTGAAAGTTATAATAGTAAAATTGTGATTAATAATCGTGATTTATTAAATGCCATTGATCGTGCTAGTGTATTAAGTCACGAAATTAGTAATACTACAATTAAGTTAAATATTAGTAATGATAAAATTAAGGTGGAATCTAGTTCTAGCGAGATTGGTAATTCTAATGAGCATTTAAGCAAGTTTCAGTTATCCGGTGATATAATGAATATTGCGTTTCGCTCACAGTATATGCTTGATGCAATTAGAGCTTTTAAGACTAATGATTTAAATATTAATTTAACAGCTGAGGATAAACCAATTATTATTACTAGTGATGAAGAACCAACCTTATTACAGTTAGTCTTACCAATGCGAACTTATTAATTAGAAATTTAAAAATGCGTGTTTATAAATTTCATTTTATGAATCCGCATTTTTAATTTTTAAGACTATTTTAAGGCATTTTTATTATGATATATAATTTACTCTCGGGGGGGGTTCTATTGTATTTCCTAAATGTCCTTAAAAGTGGTATAATTAGTTATATTTGGTGTAAATTTATAGTAGTAAAAACATCAATGTGTGATAGGAGAGATTTTAGTGTTGAAAAGAAAATATGATGCATCTTCAATTCAAATTTTAGAAGGTTTAGAAGCAGTTCGTAAACGACCAGCAATGTATATTGGAAATATTTATAAAGAAGGATGACATCATTTAGCATGAGAAATTATTAGTAATTCGATTGATGAGGTTATGGGTGGTTATTGTAACGAAATTAAAATTACTTTGTTAAATGATAATGAAATTATTATTGAAGATAATGGTCGTGGAATTCCAATTGATATTCATCCTAAAAGTAAAATCTCTGTTTTAGAAACAGTATTTACCGTACTTCATGCTGGTGGTAAGTTTGATGGTGAAACTTATAAAGTATCTGGTGGTCTTCATGGTGTGGGGGCATCGGTTGTTAATGCTTTAAGTAGTTATTTAGATGTTACGGTATACCGTGATGGTAATATTTATGATTTAAAATTTCATAATGGGGGAAAAATAAAAGAAGCTTTAAAAATTACAGGCACAACTGACAAAAGAGGAACGGTTGTTCGTTTTATGCCGGACATTAGTATTTTTGAAGAAAGTCAGTCATTTAATTACACAACTTTAAAAACGCGATTAAAACAATTAGCATTTTTAAATAAGGGTTTAAAGATTATTCTTATTGATGAAAAAGCACAACAAAAAGTAGTATTTCAATATTTTAATGGTCTTCGTGATTATGTTGCCGATTTAAATAGTGATCGCATTGTTATTCATAAAGAAATAATTTATAGTGATCAACAATATGATGATGCTCATATTGAATTTGCTGCTCAATATAATAGACTTCTTGCATTACTTATTTATTAAACAAAATTCCTATAAAATATATTTAAAATAGAAATTATAAGGAATTTAAGATTATGAAATTTGATAAATTTAATTTTATTAATGATAAAGAATTATTACGATTAACTGGAATAAAGCAAAGTACTTTTAATAAAATGTTAAATATTTTAAAAGAAGCTGAGTTAAAAAAGTTTAAAAGAGGTGGTAAAAATAATAAATTATCATTAGAAAATAGATTATTGATGACTTTATCATATTGACGAGAATATCGTACTTATTTTCATCTTGGTAAAAGTTTTGATATTAGTGAAGCTAGTTGTTATCGAAATATCAAGTGAATTGAAGATATTTTAATCAAACATCCTGATTTTCAACAACTTGCTGGTAAAAAAGCATTAATAAATAGACTTCTTGCATAACCTATTAAAATAATAAAAATTTTAAATTTAACCACTTTAAAATAAACATTTTTCTAAAATCTAAAATAATTTTGATAACAATTAACTAGGTTATGCAAGAAGTCTAATGATTATTTTAATGATAAAACAATTATTATTGATGCTACAGAAACACCCATTCAACGCCCAAAAAAGACAAAAACAATCTTATTCAGGAAAAAAGAAAAAACACACTATTAAAACACAAGTAATTATTGAAAAAGAAAGCAAAATAATTATTGCAACAAATTTTTCTCTCGGTAAAAAGCATGATTTTTGTTTATTTAAAGAATCAAAAATCCCAATTTTAAAAAATACTAAATTAATAGTTGATAATGGTTATCAAGGAATACAAAAAATTCATAGTAATGTTCTAATACCTAAGAAAAAAACAAAGAAAAACCCTTTAAATAAAGAACAAAAACATAATAATAAATTAATTTCAAAAATGAGAATTATTATTGAAAATATTTTTGCTATTCTTAAAAAATTTAAAATTATTACTGAAAAATATCGTAATCGTAGAAAACGATTTAGTTTAAGATTTAATTTAATTGCTTCAATTTATAATTTGCAATTATAGATAACATAAAATATTTATTTAAAATTAAATTTAAATAATAAAATAATTTTTTGTTGTGTCAAAATTTACACATTTAATAAAATCCATAAGTATTAACCTAATAAAAGTTAGAAATTACTATATAGTATTTTTTATTTACAAATAATTTGTAATTATTTTAATAAGTAATGCAAGAAGTCTAATGATACATATCATACGCAGTTATATTCTTTTTGTAATAACATTAATACTTCTGAAGGTGGAACGCATGAAGAAGGGTTACGGTTGGCACTAACAAGAGAAATAAATAAATATGCATTAAATAATAAGTATATTAAAAGTAATGATGAAAAATTATTATGAGATGATTTAAAAGAAGGTTTAGTTGCTTTACTTTCTGTTAAAATATCTGATCCGCAATATGAAGGTCAAACAAAAGCTAAATTAAGTAATAAAGTCGTTAGGCAAATAGTTTCTAATGCGATTGGTAATGTTATTAAAAATTTTCTAATGGAAAATCCACAAATTGCAAAGAATATTTTAGAAAAAACATTATTAGCTTTTAGAGCAAGAATGGCAGCAAGAAAAGCTCGTGAAATTAGTCGTAAGAAAAATTTACTTGATGTGGCACCATTACCAGGTAAATTAGCTGATTGTAGTAGTAATGATGCTAAGATTAGTGAACTTTATATGGTTGAAGGTGATTCTGCTGGTGGCACTGCTAAAATGGGGCGAGACCGTAATTTTCAAGCTATTTTGTCATTAAAAGGTAAAGTTCTTAATGTTGAAAAAGCAAGAATTGAACGAGTGTTAGAAAATGATGAAATTTTAACAATGATAACATCATTAGGTTGTGGTGTTAATAAAGATTTTAATATTGACCGCTTACGATATCATAAGGTAATAATTATGACAGATGCTGATGTTGATGGTGCTCATATTCGAACGCTATTACTAACATTTTTTTATCGTTATATGCACGAATTAATTGTGGCTGGTTGTGTGTATATTGCTCAACCACCACTATATAAAATCCAAGTTGGTAAAAAGAGTAATTATGTATATTCTGATCAAGAATTAGAAAATTTTAAAAAATTATTAAAAGATGATCAAAAATTTAGTATTCAAAGATATAAAGGACTTGGAGAAATGAATGCTGAACAATTATGAAGTACAACAATGAATCCTAAAAATCGCCAGTTGCTAAAAGTAACAATTGAAGATGCTAGTATTGCTGATATGACTTTTATTATGTTAATGGGTGAACAAGTAGAACCGCGAAAAATATTTATTGAAGAGAATGCCCAGTATGTTAAGCATCTTGATATTTAGGAAGGTGAAATAAATGAATTTAGATAATCAAAATAATATCAAGGATATTGATATTAGTAAAGAAATGCAAGAAAGTTTTTTAGAATATGCAATGTCAGTTATTGTTTCTCGAGCGATTCCTGATGTTCGTGATGGTTTAAAGCCAGTTCATCGCCGAATTTTATATGCCATGTATGATTTAGGAATAACTTATGACAAACCATATAAAAAATCAGCACGAATTACGGGAGAAATTATTGGGAAATATCATCCTCATGGTGATACTGCTGTGTATTATTCAATGGTCAGAATGGCACAAGAATTTTCATCACGATATCCGTTAGTTGATGGTCAAGGAAATTTTGGTTCGATTGATGGCGATAATCCAGCCGCGATGCGTTATACCGAATCACGAATGAGTAAATTAGCTAATGAATTAGTAAACGATATGAATAAGGATACAGTTGATTTTGTTGATAATTATGATAGTACCGAACGAGAACCGAAAGTATTACCAGCATCTTTTCCTAACTTACTAGTTAATGGTTCAAAAGGAATTGCTGTTAGTATTACAACTGATATTCCGCCACATAACTTAAATGAGGTTATTGATGCTTTAATTTATGTGTTGGAAAATCCTCATGTTACAATTGAACAATTAATTTCGCAAGATATTGTTAAAGGACCAGACTTTCCAACGGGAGCAAGTATTATTGGTAGTCAAAGAATTAGAAAAGCCTATTTAACAGGTCGTGATACGATTACGGTACGGGGAAAAGTAAGTGAAGAAACATTTAAAAATGGTCGTAAAGCTTTAATTATTAATGAAATACCGTATCAATTAAATAAAACTCGCTTAATTGAAAGAATATCGCACTTAGTAAAAAATAAAGAAATTCAAGGTATTTATGCGTTACGAGATGAATCTAATCACGAAGGGATTAGAGTAGTAATGGAATTAAAAAATGATGTTAGTAGTAAAATTTTATTGAATAAGTTATATAAAATGACACCTTTACAATCAACACATTCAATTAATTTAATTGCTTTAAATAATGGTCGCCCCAAACTTATGAATTTATTACAAATTTTACAAGCATATTTAGAACATCAATTTGTTGTTTTAGTTCGAAAAACTAAGTTTGAATTACAAAAAAATCAAGAACGAGCTCATATTTGTGAAGGATTAGTTATTGCTTTATCTAATATTGATGCCATTGTTCGTTTAATTAAAAAAACAAATGCACCAACAGAAGCAATTGAAAAATTAGTTAGTGAATTTGCGTTAAGTAAAATTCAAGCCCAAGCGATTTTACAAATGCGCTTGCAAAGATTAACTGGTTTAGAACAAGTTAAATTAGAAGAAGAATTAAAATTATTAAATGATGATATTGCTCAATGTCAAAAAGTTTTGCAAGATGTTAGTGAACAAACAAAAATTATTAGTAAACAATTAATAACAATTAAGAATAATTATGGTGATTCGCGAAGAACAATTATTACTAGTGATGAAGAAGATATTACCATTGATGAAATATCATTAATTAAAAATGAACCAGTAGTTATTATTTTTTCTGAAAATGGTTATATTAAGCGGTTAAATTTAGATGAATATCGTACCCAAAAACGCGGTGGAACGGGTGTTAATACAATAAATTTAGGTGAAACTGATGATACCAGAATAATTATTATTGCTAATACTCACGATGACATTTTATTTTTTAGTGATGTTGGTAAAGTATATCGTTTAAAAGCTTATGAAATTAGTAGTTTTTCACGAGCAGCAAGAGGAACACCAATTATTAATCTAATTAATATTGAGCGAAAAGAGAAAATTAAAACTTTAATTGCCATAAATTCAGAAAGTAGTAAACAGTATTTATTTTTTATTACTAAAAATGGGATTGTAAAACGCACTGCTATTAGTGAGTTTGATTCAATTCGTAAAACAGGTAAAATTGCAATTGATTTTAAAACTAATGATAGTCTTGTTGAAGTTTTATTAACAACTGGTGATACGAAAATTATTATTGCTACTAGTAATGGTAAAGCAATTCATTTTAATGAAAATGAAATCCGCTTATTACAAAGAAAAGCCACAGGAATTAAAGGAATTATTTTAAATAATGATTGCTTTGTTATTGGGGGTTGCACTAGTGCAACGGGAAGTAATATTATTACTATTTCTGAAAATGGTTTAAGTAAAATAACTCCTTTGCAGTCATTTCGTTTAACAAAAAGAGCTACTAAAGGTGTTAAAGCAATGAAATTAACTCCTAAAACGGGTGATATTGTTACGATTAAAGCTATTAAAGGTAATGAAGAGATGTTAATTGTTACGAATAATGGTATTGGGATTCGTGTTAATTTGAGTGAAATGAAAATTTCTCAAAGAAATAGTAGTGGTGTTAAACTAATTAAGTTAAAATCAGAGCAAAAGATAAAAACTAGTGCTATTATTTCTGTTAACTAGAATTATTCTTAAAATAAGAAAGGGTTTGTTAAAATGATTGATATAAATTATTTATCAGAAAATATTGATAAAGTTATTAAAAGATTAACAACCAGAAATGCTGATTTTTTGTATTTAAAAAAAGTTAAACAATTAAATACGGAACGCAAACAAATTATTACTAAATTAGAGCAAAAACAAGCAGAACATAATAAACAATCAAAATTAATTGCATCATTAATACAAAAAGAGAAAACTAATGAAATTGAAGTCTTAAAAGGAGATTTGGGAAGTAATAAGTTATTAATTGAAACATTAAAACAGCAATTACTAGTTGTTGAAAATGAAATTAAGGATTTGTTATTAAAAACACCAAATATTCCTGAAATTACTGTTCCCATTGGTATAAGTGAGGCAGATAGTGTTGAAGTTAAAAAATGAAATGAAAATAAAGCTTTAAAATCAACGCACCCACATTGAGATATTGCAAAAGATTTAGATATTATTGATTTTAATCGAGCAACAAAAATAACTGGTAGTCGTTTTGTTATTTATAAAAATGCTGGTGCTCGATTAGTTCGCGCCTTAATTAATTTAATGTTAGATGTTCATTATCAATCTGGTTATGAGGAAATTATTCCGCCAACAATTGTTAATGCAAATTCATTAATTACTACTGGAAATCTGCCTAAATTTAAAGAAGATTTATTTCAATTACAAGAAAAAGATTATTATTTAATTCCTACGGCAGAAGTACCAATAACTAATTTATATCAAGATGAAATTATTGATGGTCATAAGTTACCTTTAAAATATTGTGCTTATACAACTTGTTATCGTTCCGAAGCTGGAGCAGCTGGTAAAGATACTCGAGGAATAATTCGCTTGCATCAATTTCATAAAGTTGAGTTGGTTAAAATTACTAAGCCAGAACAATCGTATGATGAATTGGAAAAATTAACTAATGATGCTTGTAAAATTTTAGAACTTTTAGAACTACCATACCGCGTTATTGAACTTTGTACTGGTGATTTAGGATTTAGTGCTGCGAAAACTTATGATATTGAAGTTTGAATGCCTTCACAAAATAAATATCGTGAAATTTCTTCTTGTTCTAATTGTGAAGATTTTCAAGCCCGAAGAGGAAAAACTCGTTATAAAGAAAAGTCACAAGATAATGCTAAGTTAGTTCATACATTAAATGGTTCGGGATTAGCAGTTGATCGCTTGGTAGCGGCAATTTTAGAAAATAATTATCAATCTGATTGTAAGGCGGTTATTGTTCCTAAGGTATTGCAAAAGTATTTGGATGGATTAGAAAAGATTACTGTTTAAGGAAAAAAGATGTTTCTTGTGAAACATCTTTTTTAAATTTTGTTTTATTTATTAGACTTCTTGCATTACTTATTTATTAAACAAAATTCCTATAAAATATATTTAAAATAGAAATTATAAGGAATTTAAGATTATGAAATTTGATAAATTTAATTTTATTAATGATAAAGAATTATTACGATTAACTGGAATAAAGCAAAGTACTTTTAATAAAATGTTAAATATTTTAAAAGAAGCTGAGTTAAAAAAGTTTAAAAGAGGTGGTAAAAATAATAAATTATCATTAGAAAATAGATTATTGATGACTTTATCATATTGACGAGAATATCGTACTTATTTTCATCTTGGTAAAAGTTTTGATATTAGTGAAGCTAGTTGTTATCGAAATATCAAGTGAATTGAAGATATTTTAATCAAACATCCTGATTTTCAACAACTTGCTGGTAAAAAAAGCATTAATAAATGATTATTTTAATAAGTAATGCAAGAAGTCTATTGTATTTAATTGATAGTTTTGGACTAAAGATTTTAAATTTTACTCTTTATGTAGTTTGGAAAATAGCAGTAATATTTAAAGTGATATAAGATATGTGCCAAATTGTAAAGTTAAGTGCAACTAAATTATTTTTCTAACCAAATATTCGATTGGTGAAAGATAATTTAGTATTTTTCTTGGTCTTTGGTTTAAAGACAATATAAATTTATGAACTGCATTTTTAGTAGTATTTGAAAAATTAAATTTTTTAGGAAATTTTTCTCTAATTAAACCATTAGTATTT is drawn from Spiroplasma endosymbiont of Asaphidion curtum and contains these coding sequences:
- a CDS encoding transposase family protein, producing MKFDKFNFINDKELLRLTGIKQSTFNKMLNILKEAELKKFKRGGKNNKLSLENRLLMTLSYWREYRTYFHLGKSFDISEASCYRNIKWIEDILIKHPDFQQLAGKKALINRLLA
- a CDS encoding ATP-binding protein produces the protein MKRKYDASSIQILEGLEAVRKRPAMYIGNIYKEGWHHLAWEIISNSIDEVMGGYCNEIKITLLNDNEIIIEDNGRGIPIDIHPKSKISVLETVFTVLHAGGKFDGETYKVSGGLHGVGASVVNALSSYLDVTVYRDGNIYDLKFHNGGKIKEALKITGTTDKRGTVVRFMPDISIFEESQSFNYTTLKTRLKQLAFLNKGLKIILIDEKAQQKVVFQYFNGLRDYVADLNSDRIVIHKEIIYSDQQYDDAHIEFAAQYNRLLALLIY
- the dnaN gene encoding DNA polymerase III subunit beta, yielding MIITISRTRLLNEINKISRIISYKSPLPALTGLLFEVKSDKLVLIGSSGTLSMQVEIKVNESKLQIEEMGKTLIKVRFVSEVIRKIESDIIRIEVVEGSVIRINANNFDSQLNTLDVNQYPKILFDTKGQEFIISNAVLKAIVSQVGFAISEEERNIIFTGIHFLFSKGKLKVTATDSFRLASKEINFPYYSEDDYEVIIPGKVIQEVNKISEKNNDVTIIIINERNVVFKVNNTILQSKIIDGKYPNINKIIPESYNSKIVINNRDLLNAIDRASVLSHEISNTTIKLNISNDKIKVESSSSEIGNSNEHLSKFQLSGDIMNIAFRSQYMLDAIRAFKTNDLNINLTAEDKPIIITSDEEPTLLQLVLPMRTY
- a CDS encoding transposase family protein, producing MKFDKFNFINDKELLRLTGIKQSTFNKMLNILKEAELKKFKRGGKNNKLSLENRLLMTLSYWREYRTYFHLGKSFDISEASCYRNIKWIEDILIKHPDFQQLAGKKSINKWLF
- the serS gene encoding serine--tRNA ligase, which produces MIDINYLSENIDKVIKRLTTRNADFLYLKKVKQLNTERKQIITKLEQKQAEHNKQSKLIASLIQKEKTNEIEVLKGDLGSNKLLIETLKQQLLVVENEIKDLLLKTPNIPEITVPIGISEADSVEVKKWNENKALKSTHPHWDIAKDLDIIDFNRATKITGSRFVIYKNAGARLVRALINLMLDVHYQSGYEEIIPPTIVNANSLITTGNLPKFKEDLFQLQEKDYYLIPTAEVPITNLYQDEIIDGHKLPLKYCAYTTCYRSEAGAAGKDTRGIIRLHQFHKVELVKITKPEQSYDELEKLTNDACKILELLELPYRVIELCTGDLGFSAAKTYDIEVWMPSQNKYREISSCSNCEDFQARRGKTRYKEKSQDNAKLVHTLNGSGLAVDRLVAAILENNYQSDCKAVIVPKVLQKYLDGLEKITV
- the gyrA gene encoding DNA gyrase subunit A — translated: MNLDNQNNIKDIDISKEMQESFLEYAMSVIVSRAIPDVRDGLKPVHRRILYAMYDLGITYDKPYKKSARITGEIIGKYHPHGDTAVYYSMVRMAQEFSSRYPLVDGQGNFGSIDGDNPAAMRYTESRMSKLANELVNDMNKDTVDFVDNYDSTEREPKVLPASFPNLLVNGSKGIAVSITTDIPPHNLNEVIDALIYVLENPHVTIEQLISQDIVKGPDFPTGASIIGSQRIRKAYLTGRDTITVRGKVSEETFKNGRKALIINEIPYQLNKTRLIERISHLVKNKEIQGIYALRDESNHEGIRVVMELKNDVSSKILLNKLYKMTPLQSTHSINLIALNNGRPKLMNLLQILQAYLEHQFVVLVRKTKFELQKNQERAHICEGLVIALSNIDAIVRLIKKTNAPTEAIEKLVSEFALSKIQAQAILQMRLQRLTGLEQVKLEEELKLLNDDIAQCQKVLQDVSEQTKIISKQLITIKNNYGDSRRTIITSDEEDITIDEISLIKNEPVVIIFSENGYIKRLNLDEYRTQKRGGTGVNTINLGETDDTRIIIIANTHDDILFFSDVGKVYRLKAYEISSFSRAARGTPIINLINIERKEKIKTLIAINSESSKQYLFFITKNGIVKRTAISEFDSIRKTGKIAIDFKTNDSLVEVLLTTGDTKIIIATSNGKAIHFNENEIRLLQRKATGIKGIILNNDCFVIGGCTSATGSNIITISENGLSKITPLQSFRLTKRATKGVKAMKLTPKTGDIVTIKAIKGNEEMLIVTNNGIGIRVNLSEMKISQRNSSGVKLIKLKSEQKIKTSAIISVN